Proteins encoded together in one Impatiens glandulifera chromosome 1, dImpGla2.1, whole genome shotgun sequence window:
- the LOC124945256 gene encoding F-box/kelch-repeat protein At1g55270-like has product MKRRIDGLPECLILECLARLHLKDLPAASRVCRRWLHLIKSRHFYSLRKQLGCTNQVACLLQHMPPTNSLNIKYVINMFDPMDREWNRLPPIPDLTKEHTWQTWIASSEGKLVVFCGSDTLPMESVIVFVLDFATQRWRKGKDMPLVSSSRFSTVSSPQCQRIFISGDHRQKVDAPWDYVWEYDVLKEEWTVLYQIRSFKIRGLRIIGEELWVIIGHKHIGKWTMPEGHGAVVYHLRTNKWREVTLTLGRVNNLLSSRHNSDLKLYKLMKKLYRNEFDVMKNCCSRLQLGKQSLLMTTCGNNGGKELFCMQDQEGKFDKMEPPSIEFSGYVESSYCIEL; this is encoded by the coding sequence ATGAAAAGACGTATAGACGGTTTGCCTGAGTGCTTGATTCTTGAGTGTCTTGCTCGTCTTCACCTCAAGGACTTACCTGCCGCATCCCGAGTATGTCGTAGGTGGCTTCATCTGATCAAATCTCGTCATTTCTACTCCCTCAGGAAACAACTCGGATGTACGAATCAGGTGGCTTGCTTGCTCCAGCACATGCCTCCAACAAACTCCCTTAATATCAAATATGTAATCAACATGTTTGACCCGATGGATCGGGAGTGGAACCGACTCCCTCCGATCCCTGATCTCACAAAGGAACATACTTGGCAAACTTGGATTGCTAGCTCAGAAGGGAAACTCGTCGTTTTTTGCGGTAGCGATACTCTCCCAATGGAGTCTGTGATTGTATTCGTGTTGGATTTTGCGACTCAACGGTGGAGAAAAGGCAAAGACATGCCTTTAGTTAGTAGTTCAAGGTTTTCCACCGTGTCTTCCCCCCAGTGCCAACGAATATTCATCAGCGGTGACCACCGCCAGAAGGTGGATGCGCCTTGGGACTATGTTTGGGagtatgatgtgttgaaggagGAGTGGACCGTGTTGTATCAGATCAGAAGTTTCAAGATCCGAGGGCTGCGGATAATTGGAGAGGAGTTATGGGTTATAATTGGACACAAACACATAGGAAAATGGACAATGCCTGAAGGACATGGTGCAGTTGTGTACCATCTTCGAACTAACAAATGGAGGGAAGTTACATTGACTTTGGGAAGAGTTAATAACTTATTGAGTAGTCGCCACAACTCTGACTTGAAATTGTATAAGTTGATGAAAAAGTTGTATCGGAATGAGTTCGATGTCATGAAAAACTGTTGTAGTAGACTCCAATTGGGTAAACAAAGTTTACTAATGACCACATGCGGTAACAATGGTGGGAAGGAATTATTTTGTATGCAGGATCAAGAAggtaaatttgataaaatggaGCCCCCTAGTATTGAGTTTTCTGGATATGTGGAATCAAGTTATTGTATTGAACTCTAA
- the LOC124945277 gene encoding zinc finger CCHC domain-containing protein 13-like has translation MLYAQSTRGRGRGRSLGGRGRGGQGGEQVGQQNWHDRGQARGGRTNINNNIECYNCGKNGHVAKDYYSIKFYYCRKLGHISKDCRSERKRRNQQTSLLRKKMKGCFW, from the coding sequence ATGCTTTATGCTCAGAGTACCAGAGGCAGAGGAAGAGGCAGAAGCCTAGGTggtagaggaagaggaggacAAGGAGGTGAGCAAGTCGGCCAACAGAACTGGCATGACAGAGGTCAAGCTCGGGGTGGCCGgacaaacataaataataatattgagtgttataattgtggaaagaatgggcATGTTGCCAAGGATTATTACTCGATAAAATTCTACTATTGCAGAAAGCTGGGTCATATTTCAAAAGATTGTAGATCCGAGAGAAAAAGGAGGAACCAACAAACTTCTTTgctgagaaagaagatgaagggtTGTTTCTGGTGA